From a region of the Zingiber officinale cultivar Zhangliang chromosome 10B, Zo_v1.1, whole genome shotgun sequence genome:
- the LOC122029553 gene encoding putative kinase-like protein TMKL1 has translation MSPFPSKVAPFFLFSLFSFFVAFSSSQPSSPDVLLLLNTIKPVLQGSAANPELSSWNVSLPLCLWRGLRWSSGGGAAALRCDDDYDLRSNLSLSYDPSLRLLSIHLPAAALAGSLPPELGQFSFLESLFLGVNSLTGTIPLELGNAPVLANLDLSENLLDGALPPSIWNLCGRLVLLRLHGNNLSGEVPDPADPSETCARLRVLDLGQNRFQGRFPEFIGGFHGMAELDLSNNHFSGSIPDSIGGLRNLESLNLSHNNFTGPLPSSLQDSRFTAEAFQGNDPELCGRPLDRCGSGSGLSAGAIAGIVIGLLAGAVVLASVSIGWVQGRNRRNRARQADEEEEIVFEEDGNSEDGRLMLFQGGEHLTLDDVLNATGQVMEKTSYGTVYKAKLADGGNITLRLLREGTCKDQAECLPVVRQLGRVRHENLAALRAFYQGKRGEKLLIGDYHPNRTLHDLLHDTWAGKPVLNWNRRHKIALGVARGLAHLHAGLETPVTHGNVRSKNVLVDEFYVPRLTEFGIDKLLVAAVADEMVSAAKEDGYKAPELQRMRKCNARTDVYAFGILLLEILLGKKPGKGTGKEGDGADLPAVVKAAVLEEATMEVFDVEVMKGVKSPMEEGLVQTLKLAMGCCAPAAAVRPDMSEVVKQLEENRPRNRSALYTPTDRSEIGTPF, from the exons ATGTCTCCTTTCCCTTCAAAAGTTGCTccttttttcttgttttctttgttCTCCTTCTTCGTCGCCTTCTCTTCCTCGCAGCCCTCCTCGCCGGACGTCCTTCTCCTCCTCAACACCATAAAGCCTGTGCTCCAGGGCTCCGCCGCTAACCCCGAGCTTTCTTCCTGGAACGTCTCGCTCCCTCTCTGCCTATGGCGTGGCCTCCGGTGGTCCTCCGGGGGAGGCGCCGCCGCGCTTCGTTGCGACGATGACTATGACCTCCGctccaacctctccctctcctacgACCCCTCACTTCGCCTCCTCTCCATCCACCTTCCCGCCGCCGCCCTCGCCGGGTCTCTCCCTCCGGAGCTGGGCCAGTTCTCGTTCCTCGAGTCGCTCTTCCTCGGCGTCAACTCGCTCACGGGAACCATTCCCCTCGAGCTCGGGAACGCGCCCGTCCTCGCGAACCTCGACCTCTCCGAGAATCTTCTGGACGGCGCGCTACCGCCTTCTATCTGGAACCTCTGCGGTCGACTCGTCTTGCTCCGCCTCCATGGAAACAATCTCTCTGGAGAAGTTCCTGACCCTGCGGATCCAAGCGAGACCTGTGCCAGGCTAAGGGTTCTGGACTTGGGACAAAACCGCTTCCAGGGGCGTTTTCCAGAGTTCATAGGCGGTTTCCATGGGATGGCGGAGCTGGACCTCAGCAACAACCACTTCTCCGGCTCGATCCCAGATTCGATCGGAGGGCTCAGGAACCTGGAAAGCTTGAATCTTTCTCACAACAACTTCACCGGGCCACTTCCGTCGTCCCTCCAGGATTCGCGGTTCACGGCGGAGGCATTCCAGGgaaacgacccggagctctgcgGACGGCCACTGGACAGATGCGGGTCGGGTTCCGGCCTTAGTGCCGGAGCTATAGCGGGCATCGTAATTGGTTTGCTGGCCGGGGCGGTGGTCCTTGCGTCGGTGTCCATCGGATGGGTGCAAGGAAGGAATAGGAGAAACAGGGCAAGGCAGgcggacgaagaggaggagatcGTCTTCGAGGAAGACGGAAACAGTGAAGACGGGAGGCTGATGCTGTTCCAGGGCGGCGAGCATCTGACGCTCGACGACGTCCTGAACGCCACTGGACAGGTGATGGAGAAGACGAGCTACGGGACGGTGTACAAAGCGAAGCTAGCCGACGGTGGCAACATCACTCTGCGCCTGCTGCGGGAAGGCACCTGCAAGGATCAAGCTGAGTGCTTGCCAGTCGTGCGGCAGCTCGGTCGAGTCCGGCACGAGAACCTGGCGGCGTTGCGAGCGTTCTACCAGGGGAAGCGAGGGGAGAAGCTGCTCATCGGCGATTACCACCCAAATCGAACTCTCCACGACCTTCTTCACG ACACCTGGGCAGGGAAACCGGTACTGAACTGGAATCGTCGGCACAAGATCGCCCTGGGAGTGGCCCGGGGGCTGGCGCACCTCCACGCCGGGCTGGAGACGCCGGTGACGCACGGCAACGTTCGGTCGAAGAACGTGCTGGTAGACGAGTTCTACGTGCCGCGGCTGACGGAGTTCGGGATCGACAAGCTGCTGGTGGCTGCGGTGGCGGACGAGATGGTGTCGGCGGCGAAGGAGGACGGGTACAAGGCGCCGGAGCTACAGAGGATGCGGAAGTGTAACGCGAGGACGGACGTATACGCTTTCGGGATACTGCTTCTGGAGATCTTGCTCGGGAAGAAGCCGGGGAAGGGGACTGGGAAGGAGGGGGACGGGGCGGACCTGCCTGCCGTGGTGAAGGCGGCGGTGCTGGAGGAGGCGACGATGGAGGTGTTCGACGTGGAAGTGATGAAGGGGGTGAAGAGCCCGATGGAGGAGGGGCTAGTGCAGACGCTGAAGCTGGCGATGGGGTGCTGCGCGCCAGCGGCGGCGGTGAGGCCGGACATGAGCGAGGTGGTGAAGCAGCTGGAGGAGAACAGACCAAGGAACAGGTCGGCGTTGTACACGCCCACAGACAGAAGCGAGATAGGGACGCCATTTTGA